The following proteins come from a genomic window of Miscanthus floridulus cultivar M001 chromosome 2, ASM1932011v1, whole genome shotgun sequence:
- the LOC136536972 gene encoding vegetative cell wall protein gp1-like, with translation MGRPNPTPSSLVSHPPPRRHAAAADPAVVPLRRGPTGPTPTPPSRAPRPRPGGARLGARPGLPPSLGGPAPAPVPRAPSSPGTATQPALSSPAGPAVPCDRPAEGEGEEQEEEREGGGGR, from the coding sequence ATGGGCCGGCCCAACCCCACCCCCTCCTCACTCGTCTCCCACCCGCCCCCGCgtcgccacgccgccgccgccgaccccgcCGTCGTCCCCCTCCGGCGAGGTCCTACCGGGCCCACCCCGACGCCCCCGTCCCGCGCCCCCCGCCCCCGTCCCGGCGGCGCTCGCCTCGGCGCTCGGCCGGGGCTCCCGCCCAGCCTCGgcggccccgcgcccgcgcccgtgcccCGGGCTCCGAGCTCCCCGGGGACAGCGACCCAGCCGGCCCTGAGCTCCCCCGCCGGCCCCGCCGTGCCCTGCGAccggccagcagagggagaaggagaggagcaagaggaagaaagagaagggggaggaggaagatga